Below is a genomic region from Helicobacter pylori.
TTTATGCTTAAAGGGCAGTTTAGAAACCTCTTTTTGGATAAAGGCTTTAGCGGTTTTGACATCTAAGTCTTTGTCTAAAAACATTTCTTTAATGCGAATCGTGCCAACATCAAGCGAGATGAGATCCTTAATCTTGCCCTTTTCAATCAACGCGCACTCCGTGCTACCCCCTCCAATATCTATCGTGATCCCTGAATTTTTATGCAACAAATTCGCGCACGCAATCCCGCCATAGAGCGCTTCTTTTTGCCCGTCAATGATTTTGATTTGCAAACCGCAAGCCTTTTTCACCCTCGCTACAAACTCCAGCCGATTAGGGGCATCGCGCACCGCTGAGGTCGCTACGCATAAGATTTTTTTGCTTTTGTATTTAAGGGCGATTTCCTTAAATTCGCTCAAGGCTTTAATGGCTCTTTGCATGGGAATTTCTTGTAAAACCCCATTAAACGCATAACAGCCCTCTGAAATCCTAACCCTAGATTTGGTCTCAAAAAGCAAGTAAAACCCAAACTGGCTCGTCTTTTTAAAGATAGCCAAACGCACCGAATTAGATCCTATATCAATCACGGTTGTGATTTTAGCCATTGCTAGCCTTTAATCTTGCTCTTTTAAGCTTTCGTATTTGTATTTCAATTCCTCTTTGCTCTCTGCATTGTTAGGATCCGGTAAAATCGCATCTACAGGGCATACGCTCACGCAACGAGGCTCATCATCATCATACCCGTAACACTCTGTGCATCTGTCTGGATCAATATTATAAATGGGATCGCCCTCTTCAATCGCCTCACTAGGGCATTCTTCTCTGCAAGCATCGCACGCAATGCATTCATCATTCACCAATAATGACATGACTAACTCCTTTTAAAAGTTTGAATACGATTTTTACTCTAAATTAGCTTAAAATTCAATCTAAAAAAACTATTTTTTTTTGATTTTGAGAATGGGGGACTTTTTCTAGCACGCCTAAAACCCCTAAATCTTTTAAATGGGTGTAGTCTTTTTTGTGGGTTTCTACAAACACGCTTAAGCCCAAACGCCAAGCGAATCCTACCATGCCCTTTAAATCTTCTTTCAAAAGCTCTTCATCTAAAATGACCCCATCAGAGCCTTGAACAAGCGATTCTAAAAGCTGGTAATGGCTGATGAAAAGATCCTGATGGACAATCAAAGAGCTCGCATGGCGGCGCAATAACCCTAAAACTTCTAAATCAAACACGCTTGGTGCGCCTATTTCGTATAATCCTTTGAAATTGACAATGACGCATTCTGTGCGGGTGTTTTCTTCCAAAAGCTTTCCTAAAACCTCATCAGGGGTTACAAAAACACAATCTTTAATTTGAGAAATGACTCTAGGCAAGTAAGGGTTATACGACAGGCTTTTACCTAACATTTCATAAGAAAGCATGCCCTCTTTTAAGGCTAAGCTTTTTTGTAAATTTTCTAAAATCCCTATTTCTTGCATTCTTGAATGATCTTATTGTGCTCTTTTAATTCGGGTTCGGCTTGGATAGACTCTTTAGCGATGCTAGAAAAGATTTTTTTAGCCTCCAAACAATTCCCCAATTTGTAATAACCCCATGCTAAAGAATCCAAATAAAGCACTGATCCAGAATCCAACGCTAAGGCTTTCCTCACAAAATCCATGCCCCTTTTAATATCCATGTCATAATCTATTAAGGAATACCCTAAAAAATTATAAAAGAAAGCGTCTTGTGCGTCTTCTTTATCTTTAGTTTTAGCAAGCCAAGCTTGGCGCTCTTTGGTGGCTTGCTCTAATTTTTGAATGATAGGCAGCATCTCTTCTTTGGTGAGTTTTTTATTTTTCGCGCTCAAGCTTTCATAATGATAAATCGCCTCTAATCCTAAGAATTTAGGGTCTTTTTTTTCTTGATAGATCAAAGAAGCTTGTTTGGAAGCTTGAGCGAATTTTTTTTGCGCGGTGTATAAATCCAACAACAAACGCCTGTCAAAAGGGAATAATTCTGCGATTTTCTGGGCCTTATCAAACTCTTTTAACAAGATTAATACCCCTATGTAAAATTGGGCGTTTTGAACAATAGGGTTTTTTTCATACAAACGAGCGAAAGTCGTTTTAGCCAAATCAAGCTCGTTAAATTGCGTGAAAGTGTTGAGCGCTTTTTGGCACAATTGCTCTGAGCAACCATACCTGTCTATATGAGATTGCAACAAATCCAAGCCCTCTTTTTTACGATTTTGCAAAAAATAGATTGTAATGAGTTTTTCTAGGCTGTCTTCATCATGCACTTGGTTATAAAACTTATTCAATAGCGGGAAAGCCTTATCCAAACGCTTTTGAGTCAAATACAAAGTCCCTAACACATTGTCTGTGGCTATGGTCTTTTCTTCTTTACGGATTTTGTGCAGCAGTTCAATCGCCTTATCAATCTGCCCCATTTGCGCATAGCCATCCACTAAAATCTTATTGAT
It encodes:
- a CDS encoding YfhL family 4Fe-4S dicluster ferredoxin, producing MSLLVNDECIACDACREECPSEAIEEGDPIYNIDPDRCTECYGYDDDEPRCVSVCPVDAILPDPNNAESKEELKYKYESLKEQD
- a CDS encoding indole-3-glycerol phosphate synthase, which gives rise to MQEIGILENLQKSLALKEGMLSYEMLGKSLSYNPYLPRVISQIKDCVFVTPDEVLGKLLEENTRTECVIVNFKGLYEIGAPSVFDLEVLGLLRRHASSLIVHQDLFISHYQLLESLVQGSDGVILDEELLKEDLKGMVGFAWRLGLSVFVETHKKDYTHLKDLGVLGVLEKVPHSQNQKKIVFLD
- a CDS encoding tetratricopeptide repeat protein, which translates into the protein MDIQIKKRFLASLLLFSLFSCLNAETLSEDHQILLSSDAFHRGDFASAQKGYMNLYKQTNKVVYAKEAAISAASLGDIKTAMHLAMLYQKITNNRNDVSINKILVDGYAQMGQIDKAIELLHKIRKEEKTIATDNVLGTLYLTQKRLDKAFPLLNKFYNQVHDEDSLEKLITIYFLQNRKKEGLDLLQSHIDRYGCSEQLCQKALNTFTQFNELDLAKTTFARLYEKNPIVQNAQFYIGVLILLKEFDKAQKIAELFPFDRRLLLDLYTAQKKFAQASKQASLIYQEKKDPKFLGLEAIYHYESLSAKNKKLTKEEMLPIIQKLEQATKERQAWLAKTKDKEDAQDAFFYNFLGYSLIDYDMDIKRGMDFVRKALALDSGSVLYLDSLAWGYYKLGNCLEAKKIFSSIAKESIQAEPELKEHNKIIQECKK